In a genomic window of Hippoglossus stenolepis isolate QCI-W04-F060 chromosome 15, HSTE1.2, whole genome shotgun sequence:
- the rskrb gene encoding ribosomal protein S6 kinase-related protein — protein sequence MGADGSKHRKRPTEGQEEEHFPSGWRGFLSSMGLSIPAALCRLAPPGLRLGQHRMLQGKSPDIPEHVLRLAGVGPDKLRAEWSLPGFISMFLPEYPHRTLPGHEHFQVLGYIAKGSFGPILKVKDKSKRKTYAVKVIPKSEILRLGVLEQSKEEVIVQRQVRHPFVHDLEDCWQTQRHLYIMCDYCSTGDLYTYWQMIGQFTEDTVRVFAAELGCALGFLHDFGIIHRDVKMENILLTDNGHLRLADFGLSRRLERGGRAFTICGTIQYMAPEVLSGGPYNHAADWWSLGILLFSLVTGKFPVPAEIDHCSMLRKVRGFPYEMPLSFSPPFALLITELLCKTPARRLRTIDRFKRQTFFHGSTFDLTLLQRQPVEVILELRERPDRAAKARRGLTLSLQPLKGFDYDSLLSPPATPDTQLDADRQTHAVAPLPGPALPLKPTQENGPHREVFV from the exons ATGGGGGCCGACGGCAGCAAACACAGGAAG AGGCCCACTGAGGGGCAGGAGGAAGAGCACTTCCCATCTGGATGGCGTGGCTTCCTCTCCAGCATGGGTCTGTCAATCCCAGCAGCCCTATGTCGCCTGGCCCCACCTGGCCTGCGCCTGGGCCAGCACCGAATGCTCCAAGGCAAGTCCCCTGACATCCCGGAGCACGTCCTGAGGCTGGCGGGAGTCGGCCCAGACAAGCTGAGAGCGGAGTGGAGCCTGCCGGGGTTCATTAGTATGTTCCTGCCTGAATATCCCCACAGAACCCTGCCTGGGCACGAACACTTTCAG GTGTTGGGTTATATCGCCAAAGGTTCATTTGGACCCATTCTGAAAGTAAAGGACAAGTCCAAACGGAAAACATATGCTGTCAAA GTTATTCCTAAATCAGAGATTCTGAGACTCGGGGTCTTAGAGCAGTCAAAAGAAGAAGTCATAGTCCAG CGTCAGGTTCGCCACCCATTTGTCCACGACCTCGAGGACTGCTGGCAGACACAGCGCCACCTCTACATTA tgtGCGACTACTGTAGCACGGGAGACCTGTACACCTACTGGCAGATGATTGGTCAGTTCACAGAGGACACAGTACGAGTGTTTGCAGCGGAGTTGGGATGTGCGCTCG GCTTTCTGCACGACTTTGGGATCATTCACAGAGATGTGAAG ATGGAGAATATTCTGCTGACAGACAACG GTCACCTCCGCTTAGCTGACTTTGGTTTGTCCCGTcgcctggagagaggaggacgagccTTTACAATCTGTGGAACAATCCAATACATGG CCCCAGAGGTGCTGAGTGGTGGACCCTATAACCACGCAGCTGATTGGTGGTCGCTGGGGATTCTGCTTTTCTCATTGGTTACTGGGAAG TTTCCTGTGCCTGCAGAAATAGACCACTGCAGTATGCTGAGGAAAGTGCGAGGTTTCCCCTATGAAATGCCCCTAAGCTTCAGCCCCCCATTTGCCTTGCTAATAACCGAG CTTTTGTGCAAGACTCCCGCCCGCCGCCTCAGGACCATCGATCGTTTCAAACGACAAACCTTCTTCCACGGATCAACCTTCGACCTCACTCTGCTGCAGCGCCAGCCCGTAGAG GTGATTCTGGAGCTGAGAGAGAGGCCAGACCGAGCCGCCAAAGCTCGACGAGGCCtcactttgtctctgcagccacTTAAAGGCTTCGACTACGACTCCCTGCTCAGCCCGCCAGCCACACCGGACACACAGCTGGACGCCGACAGACAAACTCACGCTGTTGCACCGCTGCCTGGCCCGGCACTCCCACTGAAGCCCACTCAGGAAAATGGCCCACACAgagaagtgtttgtgtga
- the LOC118122600 gene encoding uncharacterized protein LOC118122600 isoform X1 yields the protein MSSSVMDGVGRAVVGVWRAHTVLDESDEAEGSPEAPDRFRKLRSSSSLNSLRMSLRKRLPLRTVQASSLPEKPTCETLKEQPKTGTVRKLTRSARNSITGVYQRMQRTKEFSREECLVATPGQSCIEEQAGVSNPRTPRRTPRRGATPKRTPRAAATPGRAPGSKGRKTPEAAVRGVKTIGGRRQLVRMAALRSPFASPNTQNQRQAFDQDLESVSSGLRRLKRLSKAFDDMIGRDNSTGPRGRSGGVLMRKLDPSGKLSCSNLNRRASNLSDTLGGWAHTAVNTIRKPN from the exons ATGTCGTCCTCGGTGATGGATGGAGTTGGTAGAGCCGTGGTGGGAGTGTGGCGTGCACATACGGTCCTGGATGAGTCTGACGAGGCAGAGGGCTCCCCGGAAGCCCCAGACCGCTTTCGCAAGCTTCGATCCTCGTCTTCGCTCAACTCCCTGCGAATGTCTCTGCGCAAGCGGCTCCCGCTACGTACTGTCCAGGCCAGCTCCCTGCCCGAGAAACCCACTTGTGAAACCCTGAAGGAGCAACCAAAAACCGGCACGGTCCGCAAACTTACTCGCAGTGCTCGGAACTCCATCACCGGAGTGTACCAG AGGATGCAGAGGACTAAGGAGTTTTCAAGGGAGGAGTGTTTGGTGGCAACCCCTGGTCAGTCCTGCATCGAAGAACAAGCTGGTGTGTCAAATCCTCGCACTCCAAGGCGTACCCCTCGCAGGGGTGCGACACCCAAACGCACCCCCAGGGCAGCCGCCACCCCTGGGCGTGCTCCAGGCTCTAAAGGGAGAAAGACCCCTGAGGCTGCTGTTCGTGGGGTGAAAACGATTGGAGGCCGGAGGCAGCTGGTCCGAATGGCTGCGTTACGGAGTCCCTTTGCCTCCCCAAACACACAGAATCAGAGGCA AGCATTTGACCAGGATCTAGAGTCTGTGTCCAGTGGACTCCGGAGGCTCAAACGTCTGTCTAAGGCCTTTGATGACATGATTGGCAGAGACAACAG caCCGGTCCACGGGGACGCAGTGGAGGAGTGCTGATGAGAAAGTTGGACCCCAGTGGTAAACTCAGCTGCTCAAACCTCAACCGTCGAGCCAGCAACCTCTCAGACACACTGGGAGGTTGGGCCCACACAGCTGTGAACACCATTCGCAAACCCAACTGa
- the LOC118122600 gene encoding uncharacterized protein LOC118122600 isoform X2, whose protein sequence is MSSSVMDGVGRAVVGVWRAHTVLDESDEAEGSPEAPDRFRKLRSSSSLNSLRMSLRKRLPLRTVQASSLPEKPTCETLKEQPKTGTVRKLTRSARNSITGVYQRMQRTKEFSREECLVATPGQSCIEEQAGVSNPRTPRRTPRRGATPKRTPRAAATPGRAPGSKGRKTPEAAVRGVKTIGGRRQLVRMAALRSPFASPNTQNQRQAFDQDLESVSSGLRRLKRLSKAFDDMIGRDNRQFNYSHIVE, encoded by the exons ATGTCGTCCTCGGTGATGGATGGAGTTGGTAGAGCCGTGGTGGGAGTGTGGCGTGCACATACGGTCCTGGATGAGTCTGACGAGGCAGAGGGCTCCCCGGAAGCCCCAGACCGCTTTCGCAAGCTTCGATCCTCGTCTTCGCTCAACTCCCTGCGAATGTCTCTGCGCAAGCGGCTCCCGCTACGTACTGTCCAGGCCAGCTCCCTGCCCGAGAAACCCACTTGTGAAACCCTGAAGGAGCAACCAAAAACCGGCACGGTCCGCAAACTTACTCGCAGTGCTCGGAACTCCATCACCGGAGTGTACCAG AGGATGCAGAGGACTAAGGAGTTTTCAAGGGAGGAGTGTTTGGTGGCAACCCCTGGTCAGTCCTGCATCGAAGAACAAGCTGGTGTGTCAAATCCTCGCACTCCAAGGCGTACCCCTCGCAGGGGTGCGACACCCAAACGCACCCCCAGGGCAGCCGCCACCCCTGGGCGTGCTCCAGGCTCTAAAGGGAGAAAGACCCCTGAGGCTGCTGTTCGTGGGGTGAAAACGATTGGAGGCCGGAGGCAGCTGGTCCGAATGGCTGCGTTACGGAGTCCCTTTGCCTCCCCAAACACACAGAATCAGAGGCA AGCATTTGACCAGGATCTAGAGTCTGTGTCCAGTGGACTCCGGAGGCTCAAACGTCTGTCTAAGGCCTTTGATGACATGATTGGCAGAGACAACAG GCAGTTCAACTATTCCCATATTGTGGAGTAG
- the cct8 gene encoding T-complex protein 1 subunit theta isoform X1 has product MALHVPKAPGFAQMLKDGAKHYSGLEEAVYRNIRACKELSQTTRTAYGPNGMNKMVINHLEKLFVTNDAATILRELEVQHPAAKMIVMASHMQEQEVGDGTNFVLVFAGALLDLAEELLRMGLSVSEVIEGYEMACKKALEILPDCVCSSASDLHDVKEATSLIRTAVMSKQYGNEDFLAGLIADACVSIFTETGNFNVDCVRVCKILGCGVTASSMLHGMVFKKEAEGDVTSVKDAKIAVYSCPFDSMVTETKGTVLINSAKELMDFSKGEEDMMEAQVKAIKDTGANLVVTGGKVADMALHYANKYKLMVVRLNSKWDLRRLCKTVGAVALPRMVPPTPEEMGHCENVYLNEVGDTQVVVFKHEKEECAISTVVIRGSTDNLLDDIERAVDDGVNTFKVLVRDKRLLPGAGATEIELAKQLTSYGESCPGLEQYSIKKFAEAFEMLPRALAENSGVKGSELISKMYSAHHEGNKNMGFDIEGEGPALKDMLEAGILEPYLVKHWGIKLATNAAITVLRVDQIIMAKAAGGPKAPKQSGHWDKDDWDEAPDHFETHH; this is encoded by the exons ATGGCTCTCCACGTCCCCAAAGCTCCGGGCTTTGCCCAAATGTTGAAGGATGGCGCCAAG CACTACTCGGGGCTTGAAGAGGCTGTCTACCGTAACATCAGAGCCTGTAAGGAGCTGTCTCAGACCACACGCACCGCCTATGGGCCGAATG GTATGAACAAAATGGTCATCAACCACTTGGAGAAGCTGTTTGTCACCAATGACGCAGCAACGATTCTCAGAGAGCTCGAG gtgCAACATCCAGCAGCCAAAATGATTGTGATGGCATCCCACATGCAAGAGCAGGAGGTCGGAGACGGCACAAACTTTGTCCTGGTGTTTGCCGGAGCTCTGCTGGACCTGGCTGAAGAGCTGCTCAGGATGGGCCTGTCCGTGTCAGAG GTGATTGAAGGCTATGAGATGGCGTGCAAGAAGGCGCTGGAGATCCTACCAGACTGCGTATGTTCCTCAGCCTCAGACCTCCACGATGTGAAGGAGGCCACATCACTGATCCGTACAGCAGTCATGAGTAAACAGTACGGCAATGAAGACTTCCTCGCCGGCCTCATCGCTGATGCCTGCG TGTCCATCTTCACAGAGACCGGCAATTTCAATGTTGATTGCGTCAGAGTCTGCAAGATTTTG GGTTGTGGAGTGACGGCGTCCTCCATGCTACATGGCATGGTTTTTAAGAAGGAGGCAGAAGGAGATGTCACATCTGTTAAAGATGCAAAGATTGCTGTCTACTCCTGCCCCTTTGACTCCATGGTGACAGAGACCAAG GGCACCGTGCTGATCAACAGTGCTAAGGAGCTCATGGACTTCAGTAAGGGAGAGGAGGATATGATGGAGGCTCAGGTGAAGGCCATCAAGGACACTGGTGCCAACCTAGTGGTCACTGGAGGGAAGGTGGCCGACATGGCGCTGCACTATGCCAACAAGTACAAGCTCATGGTGGTGAG GCTTAATTCCAAATGGGACCTCAGGAGATTATGCAAGACTGTGGGAGCTGTAGCACTGCCCAGGATG GTGCCTCCAACCCCCGAGGAGATGGGTCACTGTGAAAATGTGTACCTGAACGAGGTGGGCGACACGCAGGTGGTCGTCTTCAAACATG agaaagaagagtGTGCCATCTCAACAGTGGTGATCAGAGGCTCCACTGACAACCTGCTGGACGACATCGAGAGGGCCGTAGATGATGGAGTGAACACCTTCAAGGTTCTGGTCAGG GACAAGCGACTTCTACCTGGAGCAGGAGCCACTGAGATCGAACTGGCCAAGCAGCTCACTTCATATGGAGAG TCCTGCCCCGGTCTGGAGCAGTACTCCATTAAGAAGTTTGCTGAAGCCTTCGAGATGCTGCCCCGTGCACTGGCTGAGAACTCTGGTGTGAAGGGAAGCGAGCTCATCTCCAAGATGTACTCTGCACATCAcgagggaaacaaaaacatgggcTTTGACATTGAG GGAGAAGGCCCCGCACTAAAGGACATGCTGGAAGCCGGCATCCTGGAGCCTTACCTGGTCAAACACTGGGGCATCAAACTGGCCACCAACGCTGCCATAACAGTACTGAGAGTTGACCAG ATCATCATGGCAAAGGCTGCAGGGGGACCCAAGGCTCCCAAGCAGAGTGGCCATTGGGACAAGGACGATTGGGACGAGgcaccagatcattttgaaaCTCACCATTAA
- the cct8 gene encoding T-complex protein 1 subunit theta isoform X2 produces the protein MALHVPKAPGFAQMLKDGAKHYSGLEEAVYRNIRACKELSQTTRTAYGPNGMNKMVINHLEKLFVTNDAATILRELEVQHPAAKMIVMASHMQEQEVGDGTNFVLVFAGALLDLAEELLRMGLSVSEVIEGYEMACKKALEILPDCVCSSASDLHDVKEATSLIRTAVMSKQYGNEDFLAGLIADACVSIFTETGNFNVDCVRVCKILGCGVTASSMLHGMVFKKEAEGDVTSVKDAKIAVYSCPFDSMVTETKGTVLINSAKELMDFSKGEEDMMEAQVKAIKDTGANLVVTGGKVADMALHYANKYKLMVVRLNSKWDLRRLCKTVGAVALPRMVPPTPEEMGHCENVYLNEVGDTQVVVFKHEKEECAISTVVIRGSTDNLLDDIERAVDDGVNTFKVLVRDKRLLPGAGATEIELAKQLTSYGESCPGLEQYSIKKFAEAFEMLPRALAENSGVKGSELISKMYSAHHEGNKNMGFDIEGEGPALKDMLEAGILEPYLVKHWGIKLATNAAITVLRVDQIIMAKPAGGPKPPQGRKDFDEDED, from the exons ATGGCTCTCCACGTCCCCAAAGCTCCGGGCTTTGCCCAAATGTTGAAGGATGGCGCCAAG CACTACTCGGGGCTTGAAGAGGCTGTCTACCGTAACATCAGAGCCTGTAAGGAGCTGTCTCAGACCACACGCACCGCCTATGGGCCGAATG GTATGAACAAAATGGTCATCAACCACTTGGAGAAGCTGTTTGTCACCAATGACGCAGCAACGATTCTCAGAGAGCTCGAG gtgCAACATCCAGCAGCCAAAATGATTGTGATGGCATCCCACATGCAAGAGCAGGAGGTCGGAGACGGCACAAACTTTGTCCTGGTGTTTGCCGGAGCTCTGCTGGACCTGGCTGAAGAGCTGCTCAGGATGGGCCTGTCCGTGTCAGAG GTGATTGAAGGCTATGAGATGGCGTGCAAGAAGGCGCTGGAGATCCTACCAGACTGCGTATGTTCCTCAGCCTCAGACCTCCACGATGTGAAGGAGGCCACATCACTGATCCGTACAGCAGTCATGAGTAAACAGTACGGCAATGAAGACTTCCTCGCCGGCCTCATCGCTGATGCCTGCG TGTCCATCTTCACAGAGACCGGCAATTTCAATGTTGATTGCGTCAGAGTCTGCAAGATTTTG GGTTGTGGAGTGACGGCGTCCTCCATGCTACATGGCATGGTTTTTAAGAAGGAGGCAGAAGGAGATGTCACATCTGTTAAAGATGCAAAGATTGCTGTCTACTCCTGCCCCTTTGACTCCATGGTGACAGAGACCAAG GGCACCGTGCTGATCAACAGTGCTAAGGAGCTCATGGACTTCAGTAAGGGAGAGGAGGATATGATGGAGGCTCAGGTGAAGGCCATCAAGGACACTGGTGCCAACCTAGTGGTCACTGGAGGGAAGGTGGCCGACATGGCGCTGCACTATGCCAACAAGTACAAGCTCATGGTGGTGAG GCTTAATTCCAAATGGGACCTCAGGAGATTATGCAAGACTGTGGGAGCTGTAGCACTGCCCAGGATG GTGCCTCCAACCCCCGAGGAGATGGGTCACTGTGAAAATGTGTACCTGAACGAGGTGGGCGACACGCAGGTGGTCGTCTTCAAACATG agaaagaagagtGTGCCATCTCAACAGTGGTGATCAGAGGCTCCACTGACAACCTGCTGGACGACATCGAGAGGGCCGTAGATGATGGAGTGAACACCTTCAAGGTTCTGGTCAGG GACAAGCGACTTCTACCTGGAGCAGGAGCCACTGAGATCGAACTGGCCAAGCAGCTCACTTCATATGGAGAG TCCTGCCCCGGTCTGGAGCAGTACTCCATTAAGAAGTTTGCTGAAGCCTTCGAGATGCTGCCCCGTGCACTGGCTGAGAACTCTGGTGTGAAGGGAAGCGAGCTCATCTCCAAGATGTACTCTGCACATCAcgagggaaacaaaaacatgggcTTTGACATTGAG GGAGAAGGCCCCGCACTAAAGGACATGCTGGAAGCCGGCATCCTGGAGCCTTACCTGGTCAAACACTGGGGCATCAAACTGGCCACCAACGCTGCCATAACAGTACTGAGAGTTGACCAG ATCATCATGGCCAAACCAGCAGGGGGACCCAAACCTCCCCAGGGCAGGAAGGACTTCGACGAAGACGAAGACTGA